A part of Microbacterium atlanticum genomic DNA contains:
- the fbaA gene encoding class II fructose-bisphosphate aldolase: protein MPVATPEQYADMLDRAKAGGFAYPAINVSSSQSINAVLQGLTEAGSDGILQVTTGGADYFAGHTVKNRAAGALAFAKFATEVAKSYPITVALHTDHCPKPALADFVLPLIEASEEEVKAGRNPIFQSHMWDGSAVPLDENIEIAKDLLPRLKNINAILEVEIGVVGGEEDGVQHEGSNEALYTTVADVTKAVEALGLGENGRYISALTFGNVHGVYKPGNVKLRPELLGEIQEGIAAKFGTGAKPLDLVFHGGSGSTDEEIALAVANGVVKMNIDTDTQYAFTRSVAGFMFQNYDGVLKVDGEVGNKKAYDPRAWGKIAESAMAARVVEATKQLGSHGKSLAA from the coding sequence ATGCCCGTCGCCACCCCGGAGCAGTACGCCGACATGCTGGACCGCGCGAAGGCCGGTGGCTTCGCGTATCCCGCCATCAACGTCTCGAGCTCGCAGTCGATCAACGCGGTCCTCCAGGGCCTCACCGAGGCCGGCTCGGACGGCATCCTCCAGGTCACCACGGGCGGCGCGGACTACTTCGCCGGGCACACCGTCAAGAACCGCGCGGCCGGCGCGCTGGCGTTCGCCAAGTTCGCCACCGAGGTGGCCAAGAGCTACCCGATCACCGTCGCGCTGCACACCGACCACTGCCCCAAGCCGGCACTGGCCGACTTCGTGCTCCCGCTCATCGAGGCATCCGAGGAAGAGGTCAAGGCCGGACGCAACCCGATCTTCCAGTCCCACATGTGGGACGGCTCGGCCGTGCCGCTCGACGAGAACATCGAGATCGCCAAGGACCTCCTCCCCCGCCTCAAGAACATCAACGCCATCCTCGAGGTCGAGATCGGCGTCGTCGGCGGCGAGGAGGACGGCGTCCAGCACGAGGGCTCCAACGAGGCTCTCTACACCACCGTCGCCGACGTGACCAAGGCCGTCGAGGCGCTCGGCCTCGGCGAGAACGGCCGCTACATCTCGGCCCTCACATTCGGCAACGTCCACGGCGTGTACAAGCCGGGCAACGTCAAGCTGCGTCCCGAGCTCCTCGGCGAGATCCAGGAGGGCATCGCCGCGAAGTTCGGCACCGGCGCCAAGCCGCTGGACCTGGTCTTCCACGGCGGCAGCGGCTCGACCGACGAGGAGATCGCCCTCGCCGTGGCGAACGGCGTGGTGAAGATGAACATCGACACCGACACCCAGTACGCCTTCACCCGTTCCGTCGCCGGCTTCATGTTCCAGAACTACGACGGCGTGCTCAAGGTCGACGGCGAGGTGGGCAACAAGAAGGCCTACGACCCCCGGGCCTGGGGCAAGATCGCCGAATCGGCGATGGCCGCTCGCGTCGTGGAGGCCACGAAGCAGCTCGGCTCGCACGGCAAGAGCCTCGCGGCCTGA
- a CDS encoding MOSC domain-containing protein, translated as MPRLLAVCAVRQLRPDAGTNGVTAIDKGALDGPVRVGPYGVRGDVQANRKHHGGLDKALYAYAQEDAAFWESELGRALAPGWFGENLRIEGLDVNAALIGERWRIGERVDVEVTMPRTPCQTFARWVGGPEARGWVKRFSAERRLGPYLRVVRGGTVQAGDEVVVTHRPHGAPGLLDGYVGPS; from the coding sequence ATGCCCCGCCTCCTCGCCGTCTGCGCCGTGCGGCAGCTTCGTCCCGACGCCGGCACCAACGGCGTCACCGCGATCGACAAGGGCGCCCTCGACGGGCCCGTGCGGGTGGGTCCCTACGGCGTCCGCGGCGACGTCCAGGCCAACCGCAAGCATCACGGCGGCCTCGACAAGGCGCTCTACGCCTACGCGCAGGAGGACGCCGCCTTCTGGGAGTCCGAGCTCGGCCGCGCGCTTGCGCCGGGGTGGTTCGGCGAGAACCTGCGGATCGAGGGCCTCGACGTGAACGCCGCGCTCATCGGCGAGCGCTGGCGGATCGGCGAGCGCGTCGACGTCGAGGTGACGATGCCCCGCACGCCGTGCCAGACCTTCGCGCGGTGGGTCGGCGGCCCGGAGGCGCGCGGCTGGGTCAAGCGGTTCTCGGCCGAGCGCCGGCTCGGCCCGTACCTGCGCGTGGTGCGGGGCGGCACCGTCCAGGCCGGCGACGAGGTCGTCGTGACGCACCGTCCGCACGGCGCGCCGGGACTGCTCGACGGCTACGTCGGTCCCTCGTAG
- a CDS encoding zf-HC2 domain-containing protein, whose product MTSDHARFADWDAAYLVRALTSDDRARYEAHLEDCPLCRAALSELAPTLGLLARVPADRAGALLDPVDGTGPDPAARARVVARGARDARRRRTRAWVTGLAAAAAVAIVAAVAIGTALRPGPRLDEVLALEPVADVSLSATVELAEVAWGTRIEMVCHYPPSRDPYAEDREWPYVLVVTAADGTTSELSSWRAAPGTTARLEAGTALDPDEIAAIEVRAVPDGRVLLRGEPAGPSTE is encoded by the coding sequence ATGACGAGCGATCACGCCCGCTTCGCCGACTGGGACGCCGCGTACCTCGTCCGGGCGCTGACGTCCGACGACCGCGCGCGCTACGAGGCGCACCTGGAGGACTGCCCTCTCTGTCGTGCGGCGCTGTCGGAGCTCGCGCCCACGCTCGGGCTGCTGGCCCGCGTGCCGGCCGATCGCGCCGGCGCCCTCCTCGATCCGGTGGACGGCACCGGCCCGGATCCGGCCGCGCGGGCGCGGGTGGTCGCGCGGGGCGCCCGCGACGCCCGCCGCCGGCGCACGCGGGCGTGGGTCACCGGGCTGGCTGCGGCGGCGGCGGTGGCGATCGTGGCAGCGGTGGCGATCGGCACCGCGCTTCGTCCCGGACCGCGCCTCGATGAAGTCCTCGCGCTGGAACCGGTGGCCGACGTGTCGCTGTCGGCCACGGTCGAGCTCGCCGAGGTGGCCTGGGGCACGCGCATCGAGATGGTCTGCCACTACCCGCCGAGCCGGGATCCGTACGCCGAGGACCGGGAGTGGCCCTACGTGCTGGTCGTCACCGCCGCGGACGGCACCACGAGCGAGCTCTCGTCCTGGCGGGCCGCCCCCGGGACGACCGCGCGGCTGGAAGCGGGCACCGCGCTCGATCCCGACGAGATCGCCGCGATCGAGGTGCGCGCGGTTCCGGACGGCCGCGTGCTGCTGCGCGGGGAGCCTGCGGGGCCGTCCACCGAGTGA
- a CDS encoding sigma-70 family RNA polymerase sigma factor → MPHDSAERRYSADSRDAERLAALYDAHAAPVWRYVVHLTGDRAGADDIVQETLLRAWRTPRILEEDPSTTRSWMFTVARHLVIDEARSARRRREIGVAEVPERVVPDATDALFEAILVEEALAALTVEHRSVVIRAYYRGMSVAEMARELEVPEGTVKSRLHYGLRALRLALQEKGVTR, encoded by the coding sequence ATGCCGCACGACAGCGCGGAACGCCGGTACAGCGCCGACAGCCGCGACGCGGAGCGCCTCGCCGCCCTCTACGACGCGCATGCGGCGCCGGTGTGGCGCTACGTCGTGCATCTCACCGGCGATCGCGCCGGAGCGGACGACATCGTGCAGGAGACACTGCTGAGGGCGTGGCGGACGCCGAGAATCCTCGAGGAGGACCCGTCGACGACGAGGTCGTGGATGTTCACCGTGGCACGCCACCTCGTGATCGACGAGGCCCGCAGCGCGCGCCGCCGTCGCGAGATCGGCGTCGCCGAGGTGCCCGAGCGGGTCGTCCCCGATGCCACCGATGCGCTGTTCGAGGCGATCCTCGTCGAAGAGGCGCTCGCCGCCCTCACCGTCGAGCACCGGTCGGTCGTGATCCGCGCCTACTACCGCGGGATGTCCGTCGCCGAGATGGCCCGCGAGCTGGAGGTGCCCGAGGGGACCGTGAAGTCCCGGCTGCACTACGGGTTGCGCGCGCTGCGGCTCGCGCTGCAGGAGAAGGGCGTGACGCGATGA
- a CDS encoding DUF6264 family protein: MTDPAGASDVRPRPQYGEYATVEEQRARIQEPAPWQLATAAPVVADAGAPPATAPVVPSPRPRRVDRVVTFALLAYGLVSVISAFPAYLDYNEYAGMVLGFMGVDAQLSDPAAGRPWGVAAAIVLAVGWILTLLVSLWNLRRGRLTWWIPLTAGIVFSFAAGALMMVPIVNDPAVWQALLDSTGRR, encoded by the coding sequence GTGACCGATCCGGCCGGAGCCTCCGACGTGCGGCCACGGCCGCAGTACGGCGAGTACGCGACGGTGGAGGAGCAGCGCGCCCGCATCCAGGAGCCCGCGCCCTGGCAGCTCGCGACGGCTGCGCCCGTCGTCGCCGACGCGGGAGCCCCGCCGGCGACGGCGCCCGTCGTCCCGTCGCCGCGCCCGCGCCGCGTCGACCGCGTGGTGACGTTCGCGCTCCTCGCCTACGGACTGGTGAGCGTCATCTCGGCGTTCCCGGCCTACCTGGACTACAACGAGTACGCCGGGATGGTGCTCGGCTTCATGGGGGTGGACGCGCAGCTCTCCGACCCGGCGGCCGGACGCCCCTGGGGGGTCGCTGCGGCGATCGTGCTCGCCGTCGGATGGATCCTGACGCTGCTCGTCTCGCTCTGGAACCTGCGCAGGGGCCGCCTCACGTGGTGGATCCCGCTGACCGCCGGCATCGTGTTCTCCTTCGCGGCGGGTGCGCTGATGATGGTGCCGATCGTGAACGACCCGGCGGTGTGGCAGGCGCTCCTCGACAGCACCGGCCGCCGCTGA
- a CDS encoding 4-hydroxy-3-methylbut-2-enyl diphosphate reductase, which yields MPVPRIPRRREPLKDIAVAGQKKVLLASPRGYCAGVDRAVIAVEKALERFGAPVYVRKQIVHNIHVVTELEQKGAVFVEEVDEVPEGAHVVFSAHGVSPAVVNAASDRGLRAIDATCPLVTKVHREAVRFARDDFEILLIGHVGHEEVEGTAGEAPDHVTIVNSPDEADTIEVRDPSKVVWLSQTTLSVDETMETVRRLRARFPQLQDPPSDDICYATQNRQVAIKKVAKDADLVIVVGSANSSNSVRLVEVALEYGAKAAYRVDYADEIEQAWLEGVETVGVTSGASVPDVLVQEVLRDLAAAGYGVVEEVRTAEEDLMFSLPKELRQDASGKRDARAVGGRSRS from the coding sequence ATGCCCGTCCCGCGCATCCCGCGCCGGCGCGAACCGCTCAAGGATATCGCCGTCGCCGGACAGAAGAAGGTGCTGCTGGCATCGCCGCGCGGCTACTGCGCCGGCGTCGACCGGGCGGTCATCGCCGTCGAGAAGGCACTGGAGCGCTTCGGGGCGCCGGTGTACGTGCGCAAGCAGATCGTGCACAACATCCACGTCGTGACCGAGCTCGAGCAGAAGGGCGCGGTCTTCGTCGAAGAGGTCGACGAGGTCCCCGAGGGCGCGCACGTGGTGTTCAGCGCCCATGGCGTGTCGCCGGCCGTCGTGAACGCGGCATCCGACCGGGGCCTGCGCGCGATCGACGCGACCTGCCCGCTGGTGACCAAGGTGCATCGCGAGGCGGTGCGCTTCGCGCGGGACGACTTCGAGATCCTCCTGATCGGCCACGTCGGCCACGAAGAGGTCGAGGGCACCGCCGGAGAGGCGCCCGACCACGTCACGATCGTGAACTCGCCCGACGAGGCCGACACCATCGAGGTGCGCGACCCGTCGAAGGTCGTGTGGCTGTCGCAGACGACGCTGTCGGTCGACGAGACCATGGAGACGGTGCGTCGCCTCCGCGCGCGCTTCCCGCAGCTGCAGGACCCGCCCTCGGACGACATCTGCTACGCCACGCAGAACCGCCAGGTCGCCATCAAGAAGGTCGCCAAGGACGCGGATCTCGTGATCGTCGTCGGTTCGGCGAACTCGTCCAACAGCGTGCGACTGGTCGAGGTGGCCCTGGAGTACGGTGCCAAGGCCGCCTACCGCGTGGACTACGCGGACGAGATCGAACAGGCGTGGCTCGAGGGCGTCGAAACCGTGGGCGTGACCAGCGGAGCCTCCGTCCCCGACGTTCTCGTGCAGGAGGTGCTGCGTGATCTCGCGGCCGCCGGGTACGGCGTCGTGGAAGAAGTCCGCACCGCCGAGGAGGACCTCATGTTCTCGCTGCCCAAGGAGCTGCGGCAGGATGCCTCGGGCAAGCGCGACGCGCGCGCCGTCGGCGGCCGCAGCCGCTCGTGA
- the xseA gene encoding exodeoxyribonuclease VII large subunit, whose translation MTSFQPAVVPGEPPPADSVRPRDSTPQAPTSVARLNDTIRGFVQTWGSVWVEGEITGWNQRGGNVFGRLKDLVTDATISFRVWSSTRDRLPGDLKVGDHVIACVKADYFVKSGDFGFSVSAMRHVGLGDQLERLERLRVQLRQEGLFDPSRKKALPFLPHLVGLITGENSDAEKDVHRNAELRWPHVRFRTKYAAVQGDRCVPETIAALKALDAAPDVDVIIIARGGGDPQTLLGFSDERLLRAVAAASTPVVSAIGHENDHPLLDDVADLRASTPTDAAKRVVPDVAEQRALVAQLRARLTTRLTQRLGHDIAQLEQLRSRPALRSPESLLTTRAHEVELLAARGRERIDRTLQLHERRTAELQATLRALSPASTLARGYAIAHLADGVIVRDAGQAPPSTSVVVTVGRGSFAARSEGEVAEGGAAAGGTVDAAGAADAAGSGAVPAPN comes from the coding sequence ATGACCTCCTTCCAGCCCGCCGTGGTCCCCGGCGAGCCCCCGCCCGCCGACTCGGTGCGCCCTCGCGACTCCACCCCCCAGGCGCCCACGTCGGTCGCCCGCCTGAACGACACGATCCGCGGCTTCGTGCAAACCTGGGGCTCGGTGTGGGTCGAGGGCGAGATCACCGGGTGGAATCAGCGCGGCGGCAACGTCTTCGGGCGCCTGAAGGACCTCGTGACGGACGCCACGATCTCGTTCCGGGTGTGGTCGTCCACGCGGGACCGCCTCCCCGGCGACCTCAAGGTCGGCGACCACGTCATCGCGTGCGTCAAGGCCGACTACTTCGTCAAGAGCGGCGACTTCGGCTTCAGCGTCTCGGCCATGCGGCACGTGGGGCTCGGAGATCAGCTGGAACGGCTGGAGCGGCTCCGCGTGCAGCTGCGCCAGGAGGGCCTCTTCGACCCTTCCCGCAAGAAGGCACTGCCGTTCCTGCCTCACCTCGTGGGGCTGATCACCGGCGAGAACTCGGACGCCGAGAAGGACGTCCACCGCAACGCCGAGCTGCGCTGGCCCCACGTGAGGTTCCGCACCAAGTACGCGGCGGTTCAGGGGGACCGCTGCGTTCCCGAGACCATCGCGGCGCTGAAGGCGCTGGATGCCGCCCCCGACGTCGACGTGATCATCATCGCGCGCGGCGGCGGCGATCCCCAGACCCTCCTGGGGTTCAGCGACGAGCGCCTGCTGCGGGCCGTGGCGGCGGCATCCACCCCCGTCGTGAGCGCCATCGGCCACGAGAACGACCATCCGCTCCTCGACGACGTCGCCGACCTGCGGGCGTCGACGCCGACCGACGCCGCGAAGCGGGTCGTGCCGGACGTCGCCGAGCAGCGAGCGCTCGTCGCGCAGCTGCGCGCGCGCCTGACGACCCGTCTCACCCAGCGTCTCGGCCATGACATCGCACAGCTGGAGCAGCTGCGGTCGCGGCCGGCGCTGCGCTCGCCCGAGTCGCTGCTGACGACGCGCGCGCACGAGGTGGAGCTGCTGGCCGCGCGCGGCCGGGAGCGGATCGACCGGACGCTGCAGCTGCACGAGCGGCGCACGGCGGAGCTGCAGGCGACCCTGCGCGCGCTCTCCCCCGCGTCGACCCTCGCCCGCGGCTACGCGATCGCGCATCTGGCCGACGGCGTCATCGTGCGCGACGCGGGGCAGGCTCCGCCGTCCACCTCCGTCGTCGTGACCGTCGGACGGGGGTCGTTCGCGGCGCGCTCAGAGGGCGAGGTCGCCGAGGGCGGCGCGGCCGCCGGCGGCACCGTCGACGCGGCAGGAGCAGCGGATGCCGCGGGGTCCGGGGCCGTCCCCGCGCCGAACTAG
- a CDS encoding exodeoxyribonuclease VII small subunit has translation MTESSGAPGDVATLSFEQARDELVRVVAELEQGAPTLEHSLALWERGEALAARCEEWLLGAKRRLEAARASAEPAARRTDENGGA, from the coding sequence ATGACCGAGTCGAGCGGCGCCCCCGGCGACGTCGCGACCCTCTCGTTCGAGCAGGCGCGCGACGAGCTCGTGCGCGTGGTCGCCGAGCTGGAGCAGGGCGCACCGACCCTCGAACACTCCCTCGCACTGTGGGAACGAGGTGAGGCGCTCGCGGCGCGATGCGAGGAGTGGCTGCTGGGCGCCAAGCGCCGCCTGGAGGCCGCCCGGGCCTCGGCGGAGCCCGCCGCGCGCCGCACGGATGAGAACGGCGGCGCATGA
- a CDS encoding DUF4245 family protein — translation MMAREPRIVAELGRPETPDETAARKAESSRIYRSSQNVRNLVAALLVTLGVVLVIMLAVPRGTPPAREPIDVAVVAERVSASEGRTVIAPELSEGWVVNRAGVEGSGAARAFTVVYAPSGVDDRGFLRVAQGFDADESWPTRVLAGAAPQTTVTIDGISWDRYELDPDRTGNISVAIATDAGPDTVLIYGTAPDGALEEAARSVTDQITALREEDE, via the coding sequence ATGATGGCGCGTGAACCGCGCATCGTGGCAGAGCTGGGCCGCCCGGAGACGCCAGACGAGACGGCGGCCCGCAAGGCCGAGTCCTCGCGCATCTACCGGTCCAGCCAGAACGTCCGCAATCTGGTCGCCGCACTGCTGGTGACCCTCGGGGTCGTGCTGGTGATCATGCTCGCCGTCCCCCGCGGCACACCGCCCGCCCGCGAGCCGATCGATGTCGCCGTCGTGGCCGAGCGCGTCTCGGCCTCCGAGGGAAGAACGGTCATCGCTCCCGAGCTGTCGGAGGGGTGGGTGGTCAACAGGGCCGGCGTGGAGGGCAGCGGCGCGGCCCGCGCGTTCACCGTGGTCTACGCCCCGTCAGGCGTGGACGACCGCGGTTTCCTCCGCGTCGCGCAGGGCTTCGACGCCGACGAGTCGTGGCCCACCCGTGTGCTCGCCGGTGCGGCGCCGCAGACCACGGTGACGATCGACGGCATCTCGTGGGACCGCTACGAGCTCGACCCCGATCGCACGGGCAACATCTCGGTCGCGATCGCCACCGACGCCGGGCCCGACACGGTGCTCATCTACGGCACCGCCCCCGACGGCGCGCTGGAAGAAGCGGCGCGCTCCGTCACCGATCAGATCACCGCACTGCGCGAGGAGGACGAGTGA
- a CDS encoding carbonic anhydrase has translation MERGNARFVAGEPRHPRQDVDTRHTLADGQRPRAALFGCSDSRLAAEIIFDKGLGDLFVVRNAGQVISDSVVGSLEYAVAVLKVPLIVVLGHDACGAVRAAIDSTDIDAAPLPPHIWRLISPIVPAVRRVQRQTAVDGVLPEEIDADEVGREHLRDTVADLLHSSELISEAVAEGRLAIVGAKYRLAEGTAVPDVMVGITQPA, from the coding sequence ATGGAACGGGGCAACGCGCGATTCGTCGCCGGCGAGCCCCGCCACCCCCGTCAGGACGTCGACACCCGCCACACCCTCGCTGACGGTCAGCGTCCCCGAGCGGCGCTGTTCGGATGCTCGGACTCGCGCCTGGCGGCCGAGATCATCTTCGACAAGGGCCTGGGCGACCTGTTCGTGGTGCGCAACGCCGGGCAGGTCATCTCCGACTCCGTCGTCGGCAGCCTGGAATACGCCGTCGCCGTCCTCAAGGTGCCCCTCATCGTCGTGCTCGGCCACGACGCGTGCGGCGCGGTGCGCGCCGCGATCGACAGCACCGACATCGACGCCGCTCCCCTCCCGCCGCATATCTGGCGACTCATCTCGCCGATCGTCCCCGCCGTGCGCCGCGTGCAGCGGCAGACCGCCGTGGACGGCGTCCTGCCGGAGGAGATCGACGCCGACGAGGTGGGGCGCGAGCACCTCCGCGACACCGTGGCAGACCTGCTCCACTCATCGGAGCTCATCAGCGAGGCCGTCGCCGAGGGCAGGCTCGCGATCGTCGGGGCGAAGTACCGCCTCGCCGAGGGCACGGCGGTGCCCGACGTCATGGTCGGCATCACCCAGCCGGCCTGA
- a CDS encoding class II fumarate hydratase — translation MTDIEYRIEHDTMGEVRVPKNALYAAQTQRAVENFPISGDPLEAAQIVALARIKKAAALANKELGTLDAAIADAIAGAADRIIAGEFADQFPIDVYQTGSGTSSNMNMNEVLATLATQALGATVHPNDHVNASQSSNDVFPTSVHIAVTQELIDDLIPALDHLAVALEAKAEEWKTVVKAGRTHLMDATPVTLGQEFGGYARQIRLGIERVQAVLPRVAEVPLGGTAVGTGINTPLGFPQRVIELIVADTELPITEAKDHFEAQANRDGLVEASGALRTIAVSLTKINNDLRWMGSGPNTGLGELHIPDLQPGSSIMPGKVNPVVPEATLMVCARVIGNDATVAWAGASGAFELNVAIPVMGTAVLESIELLANASRLLADRTISGLQANVERAAAYAGMSPSIVTPLNKLIGYEAAAKIAKHSVAKGITVREAVIDLGYVERGELTLEQLDEKLDLLSMTHPG, via the coding sequence GTGACCGACATCGAGTACCGCATCGAGCACGACACCATGGGCGAGGTGCGCGTCCCGAAGAACGCGCTCTACGCGGCGCAGACGCAGCGCGCGGTCGAGAACTTCCCGATCTCGGGCGACCCGCTCGAGGCTGCGCAGATCGTGGCTCTCGCGCGCATCAAGAAGGCCGCGGCACTGGCCAACAAGGAGCTGGGCACGCTCGACGCAGCCATCGCCGACGCGATCGCCGGCGCCGCCGACCGCATCATCGCGGGCGAGTTCGCCGATCAGTTCCCCATCGACGTGTACCAGACCGGCAGCGGCACCTCCTCGAACATGAACATGAACGAGGTGCTGGCGACCCTTGCGACGCAGGCGCTCGGCGCCACGGTGCACCCGAACGACCACGTGAACGCCTCGCAGTCGTCCAACGACGTCTTCCCCACCTCCGTGCACATCGCCGTGACACAGGAGCTCATCGACGATCTGATCCCCGCGCTGGACCACCTCGCCGTCGCCCTGGAGGCGAAGGCCGAGGAGTGGAAGACCGTCGTCAAGGCGGGACGCACCCACCTGATGGATGCCACACCGGTCACGCTGGGCCAGGAGTTCGGCGGCTACGCCCGGCAGATCCGCCTCGGGATCGAGCGTGTGCAGGCCGTCCTCCCCCGCGTCGCAGAGGTGCCGCTGGGCGGCACCGCCGTCGGCACGGGGATCAACACGCCGCTGGGCTTCCCGCAGCGGGTCATCGAGCTGATCGTCGCCGACACCGAGCTTCCCATCACGGAGGCCAAGGACCACTTCGAAGCGCAAGCCAACCGCGACGGCCTCGTGGAGGCATCCGGCGCCCTGCGCACCATCGCGGTGTCGCTCACGAAGATCAACAACGACCTCCGGTGGATGGGCTCCGGGCCGAACACCGGTCTCGGCGAGCTGCATATCCCCGACCTGCAGCCGGGCTCGTCGATCATGCCGGGCAAGGTCAATCCGGTCGTCCCCGAAGCGACGCTCATGGTGTGCGCACGGGTGATCGGCAACGACGCGACGGTGGCGTGGGCCGGCGCCTCGGGCGCGTTCGAGCTCAACGTCGCCATCCCGGTGATGGGAACCGCCGTGCTGGAGTCCATCGAGCTGCTCGCGAACGCCTCGCGCCTGCTCGCCGACCGGACGATCTCCGGTCTGCAGGCCAACGTCGAGCGCGCCGCGGCCTACGCGGGGATGTCGCCCTCCATCGTCACGCCCCTGAACAAGTTGATCGGCTACGAGGCTGCGGCGAAGATCGCGAAGCACTCGGTCGCGAAGGGGATCACCGTGCGCGAGGCGGTGATCGACCTCGGCTACGTGGAGCGCGGGGAGCTCACCCTCGAGCAGCTCGACGAGAAGCTCGACCTGCTGTCGATGACGCACCCGGGCTGA
- a CDS encoding sensor histidine kinase gives MAGTPRPIPARVRILAAILAVACVGLAIVGSVTFLVQREQAINGVNDRLRAQVESLEALADDSGPADVGGGVEAAEEELDPADYETVDDFLYAIVAGLVPARNEASLALLDGAPRWVPSTYSGFSIAENQELIDRVVDETADGTTRWGTAVTDQGSLRYIAIPVSMPGDPRKGLYVRAVNLGSELQPVTTAMATYVIAAVAVLAAIGVVGWFVTGRLLSPIRHLRDTADAISISDLSLRLEPQGNDDIADLSRTVNSMLDRLEGSVDGQRQLLDDVRHELKTPITIVRGHLELMDPSDSADVAAARDIGIAELDRLARLVEDIDVLATAEAESYTFAEVELGALTARVGELVAVIPGHAWRVEAIAEGVTIGDQDRLLQAWLQLADNAAKYTPAGSPIEIGSARDANGAQLWVRDHGPGIPAAARSRIFQRFNRAQIKRAVGGSGLGLAIVDAIAKGHGGHCSVTDTSGGGATFTIHLPPVEADLPAPVRAGDVVLQREASG, from the coding sequence ATGGCCGGCACGCCTCGCCCGATCCCCGCGCGCGTCAGGATCCTCGCAGCGATCCTCGCGGTGGCGTGCGTCGGATTGGCGATCGTGGGAAGCGTGACGTTCCTGGTGCAGCGCGAACAGGCGATCAACGGCGTGAACGACCGGCTGCGCGCTCAGGTCGAGTCGCTGGAGGCGCTCGCCGACGACAGTGGGCCGGCCGACGTCGGGGGCGGCGTGGAGGCCGCCGAGGAAGAGCTCGACCCGGCGGACTACGAGACCGTCGACGACTTCCTCTACGCCATCGTCGCGGGCCTCGTTCCAGCGCGGAACGAGGCGTCGCTGGCCCTCCTTGACGGCGCGCCGCGGTGGGTGCCGTCGACGTACTCCGGATTCAGCATCGCCGAGAACCAGGAGCTGATCGACCGGGTCGTCGACGAGACGGCGGACGGCACGACGCGGTGGGGCACGGCGGTCACCGACCAGGGCTCGCTGCGCTACATCGCGATTCCGGTCTCGATGCCGGGGGATCCGCGCAAGGGACTCTACGTCCGGGCTGTGAACCTGGGATCCGAGCTGCAGCCGGTGACCACCGCCATGGCGACCTACGTCATCGCGGCCGTCGCGGTCCTCGCCGCGATCGGCGTGGTCGGCTGGTTCGTCACGGGCCGGCTGCTCTCCCCCATCCGCCACCTTCGCGACACCGCCGACGCCATCTCCATCAGCGACCTCTCGCTGCGACTGGAGCCCCAGGGCAACGACGACATCGCCGATCTCTCGCGCACCGTCAACTCCATGCTCGACCGCCTCGAGGGCTCGGTGGACGGTCAGCGCCAACTCCTGGACGACGTCCGGCACGAGCTGAAGACGCCGATCACCATCGTGCGGGGACACCTGGAGCTCATGGACCCGTCGGACTCCGCCGATGTCGCCGCCGCGCGCGACATCGGGATCGCCGAGCTGGACCGCCTCGCCCGCCTGGTGGAGGACATCGACGTGCTGGCCACCGCGGAGGCCGAGTCGTACACGTTCGCCGAGGTGGAGCTGGGTGCGCTCACCGCTCGCGTCGGGGAGCTCGTCGCCGTCATCCCGGGTCACGCGTGGCGCGTCGAGGCGATCGCCGAGGGCGTCACCATCGGGGATCAGGACCGGCTGCTTCAGGCGTGGCTGCAGCTGGCCGACAACGCCGCGAAGTACACCCCCGCCGGAAGTCCCATCGAGATCGGGAGCGCGCGCGACGCCAACGGCGCACAGCTGTGGGTCCGCGATCACGGACCCGGCATCCCGGCCGCCGCGCGCAGCCGCATCTTCCAGCGCTTCAATCGCGCGCAGATCAAGCGGGCCGTGGGAGGATCGGGCCTCGGTCTCGCGATCGTCGACGCGATCGCCAAGGGCCACGGCGGGCACTGTTCGGTGACCGACACGAGCGGCGGCGGGGCCACGTTCACGATTCACCTGCCTCCGGTCGAGGCCGATCTGCCGGCGCCGGTGCGCGCAGGCGATGTCGTTCTGCAACGGGAGGCGTCCGGATGA